In Cicer arietinum cultivar CDC Frontier isolate Library 1 chromosome 1, Cicar.CDCFrontier_v2.0, whole genome shotgun sequence, one DNA window encodes the following:
- the LOC140921114 gene encoding uncharacterized protein encodes MCPCTKCANCHSYSRVCVYEHLTDPHRGFLRGYRQWIYHGEKPRTSSSATKQNVEMEHDMDGLVHDVFGVHSTEEPICGEGERIPEVRENSKFYEFVKENEQMLYPNCKKYSKLSFMVHLYHLKCLHGWSDKSFSMLLDLLRDALPEENVLPKSYYETKKIVSGLGLGYEKIHACPNDCILYWDKYAKYEVCPKCSTSRWKTTNEDVQGNGMETSERRKKIPAKILRWFPLKPRLQRLYMSSKVAESMRWHHESRLNDGSLRHPADSLAWKNFDARYPTFSLDPRNFRLGVASYGFNPFKTMSITHSTWPVILIPYNLPPWMCMKQPYFMLSLLIPGPKGPGNNIDIYLQPLVQELQELWDDGIETFDAYKKETFQLRAAMMWTINDFPAYANLSGWSTKGQYACPCCGIETTSQWLRHGKKFCYMGHRRWLSPKHKWRLNSRDFDGTRELRIPPKRLDGTDILRQIDECREKGLANGAQPWKKKSIFFTLPYWQYNVLRHNLDVMHIEKNVCDNIIGTLLNQEGKSKDNYKARADLVDMGIRSMLHPQPSPNITTTRLPRACYQMTNKEKESFLSILKNVKTPDECSSNIPRCVHVKQHKMFGLKSYDCHVLMQELLPVALRGSLPDKVTSVLVDLCNFFKQICSKVLNVEFLSQLESQIVITLCQLETIFPPSFFTVMMHLVIHLAHEAQVAGPVQYRWMYPLERFLLTLKSFVRNRAHPEGSIAEGFLANECLTFCSQYLSGVETRFNRPNRNDDEVSGRPLGIKKQQKLRLGKRKKVSRTKLDKKELAQAHRYVLSNCDAVAPFIEEHILHLKRQCRPRRLTQLEIDKQHGQKFIEWFKLRIQRMDEQKSSEVTHELRWLSRGPSEVVRRYTGYAINGFRFHTKKRERFLKTQNSGVVVKTKTSTDEINYYGAITDILLLDYSGKYKFVLFKCDWVDINKGIKKDKFGMTLVNFKFLKHTGKNICDDPFVFASQAKKVFYIYDERNKDWLVVLNAKVRDIYDMGDEESNEIEEIHG; translated from the exons ATGTGTCCTTGTACAAAATGTGCCAATTGTCACTCTTATTCTCGCGTATGTGTTTATGAACACTTAACAGATCCACATCGTGGATTTCTTAGAGGCTATAGACAATGGATATATCATGGTGAAAAACCTAGAACTTCAAGTAGCGCTACTAAACAAAATGTAGAAATGGAGCATGACATGGATGGATTAGTTCATGATGTATTTGGAGTTCATTCTACAGAAGAGCCAATTTGTGGTGAAGGTGAAAGGATTCCCGAAGTTAGagaaaactctaaattttaCGAATTTGTAAAGGAGAATGAGCAAATGCTTTACCCCAACTGTAAGAAGTATAGCAAGCTATCATTTATGGTACATTTGTATCATTTAAAGTGTCTTCATGGGTGGAGTGACAAGTCATTCTCCATGTTGCTTGATTTACTAAGAGATGCTTTACCAGAAGAAAATGTTTTGCCAAAGTCATATTATGAAACTAAAAAGATTGTTTCAGGATTAGGTTTGGGGTATGAGAAGATCCATGCTTGTCCCAATGATTGCATATTATATTGGGATAAATATGCCAAATATGAAGTATGTCCAAAGTGTAGTACGTCAAGGTGGAAAACAACAAATGAAGACGTACAAGGTAATGGAATGGAGACTTCTGAGAGGCGAAAGAAGATACCAGCAAAGATCCTTCGATGGTTTCCATTGAAACCAAGGTTGCAAAGGTTATACATGTCCTCCAAAGTTGCAGAATCAATGAGATGGCACCATGAGAGTAGATTGAATGATGGTTCTCTTAGGCATCCAGCTGATTCCCTTGCTTGGAAGAATTTTGACGCTCGATATCCAACATTTTCGTTAGATCCTCGTAATTTTCGATTAGGAGTGGCTTCATATGGTTTCAATCCTTTCAAGACTATGAGTATTACTCATAGCACTTGGCCTGTCATTCTAattccttacaatcttcctccttgGATGTGCATGAAACAACCATACTTCATGTTATCACTATTAATTCCGGGTCCAAAAGGTCCTGGAAATAACATTGACATTTATCTGCAACCTTTAGTACAAGAGTTGCAAGAGTTATGGGATGATGGAATTGAAACATTTGATGCCTATAAGAAAGAGACATTTCAACTTCGTGCAGCTATGATGTGGACTATTAATGACTTTCCAGCATATGCTAACTTGTCTGGATGGAGTACTAAAGGTCAATATGCATGTCCATGTTGTGGTATTGAAACTACCTCGCAGTGGTTACGTCATGGCAAAAAATTTTGCTACATGGGTCATCGTCGTTGGTTATCTCCCAAACATAAGTGGAGATTGAATAGTAGGGATTTTGATGGAACACGAGAGCTAAGGATCCCTCCTAAAAGACTTGATGGGACtgatattttaagacaaataGATGAATGTAGAGAAAAAGGTCTAGCAAATGGAGCACAACCTTGGAAAAAGAAGAGCATTTTCTTCACATTGCCTTATTGGCAATATAATGTATTGCGTCATAATCTTGATGTGATGCACATTGAAAAGAACGTATGTGACAACATTATTGGTACATTGTTAAACCAAGAGGGAAAATCCAAAGATAATTATAAGGCACGAGCTGATCTTGTAGATATGGGCATAAGAAGTATGCTCCATCCTCAACCAAGTCCTAATATAACTACAACGCGTTTGCCTAGAGCATGCTATCAAATGACTAACAAAGAAAAGGAATCTTTCCTAAGCATTCTCAAGAATgtaaaaactccagatgaatgTTCATCAAACATCCCACGTTGTGTGCATGTCAAGCAACACAAGATGTTTGGATTAAAAAGTTATGATTGTCATGTTTTGATGCAAGAGCTTCTTCCAGTAGCATTACGGGGTTCATTGCCAGATAAAGTCACTTCAGTGTTAGTTGATCTTTGCAATTTCTTCAAGCAAATTTGTTCTAAGGTACTTAATGTGGAATTTCTATCACAATTGGAGTCTCAAATAGTTATCACACTTTGTCAGTTGGAAACAATTtttcctccttcattttttaCTGTTATGATGCATTTGGTAATTCATTTGGCACACGAAGCCCAAGTTGCTGGACCGGTACAAtatcgatggatgtatccgCTTGAGAG GTTTCTTCTTACTCTTAAGTCCTTTGTACGTAATAGAGCCCATCCAGAAGGATCAATTGCAGAGGGATTTTTGGCCAATGAATGTTTGACGTTTTGTTCGCAATATCTATCTGGGGTAGAAACTAGGTTCAATAGACCTAACAGAAATGACGATGAAGTCTCTGGAAGGCCATTAGGgataaagaaacaacaaaagttACGATTAGGGAAGAGGAAGAAAGTGAGTAGAACTAAACTTGACAAGAAAGAGTTAGCACAGGCACATAGATATGTGCTTTCTAATTGTGATGCAGTTGCTCCATTTATAGA AGAACACATTTTACATCTTAAGAGACAGTGTCGACCACGACGATTGACACAACTTGAAATTGACAAGCAACATGGTCAAAAATTTATTGAGTGGTTTAAACTCAGG ATCCAGCGTATGGATGAACAAAAGAGCTCAGAAGTTACTCATGAACTTAGATGGTTATCCCGTGGACCATCTGAGGTAGTAAGAAGATACACAGGTTATGCGATTAATGGTTTTAGATTCCACacaaagaagagagagagatttttgaaaacacaaaatAGTGGAGTTGTTGTAAAGACAAAGACCTCAACAGATGAAATTAATTACTATGGGGCAATAACTGATATACTGCTGTTGGATTATTCTGGAAAgtacaagtttgtgttatttaaatgTGATTGGGTTGATATTAATAAAGGTATCAAGAAAGATAAGTTTGGTATGACGCttgtcaatttcaaatttttaaaacatactgGGAAAAATATTTGTGATGACCCATTTGTGTTTGCATCACAAGCTAAAAAggtgttttatatatatgatgagAGAAACAAGGATTGGCTTGTTGTTCTCAATGCAAAAGTTAGAGATATCTATGATATGGGTGATGAGGAATctaatgaaattgaagaaattcaTGG ataa
- the LOC140920956 gene encoding uncharacterized protein, producing the protein MSWKDDIFYQVQGPDKNGRVRCMGKIPHSKKSKVCASENEELRERVKNMENLLANVMTLIQNRFSGADVNDIIQAARQVPDATSAQNHLNSLSPNNNENNENGED; encoded by the exons ATGTCTTGGAAGGATGACATATTTTATCAAGTACAAGGACCTGATAAAAACGGACGTGTGCGATGTATGGGCAAGATTCCTCATTCTAAAAAATCGAAGGTTTGTGCATCTGAAAATGAAGAGTTGCGCGAAAGAGTTAAGAATATGGAAAACTTGTTAGCAAATGTGATGACTTTAATTCAAAATCGATTTTCTGGAGCAGATGTTAATGATATAATACAAGCTGCAAGACAG GTTCCTGATGCTACTAGTGctcaaaaccatttgaattcacttagtccaaacaacaacgaaaataatgaaaatg gtgaagattaa